From one Luteolibacter sp. SL250 genomic stretch:
- a CDS encoding HPr family phosphocarrier protein yields MAKKDFTILNKLGIHARPAAQFVKTANRFQSDIFVEKDGEEVDGKSIMGLMMLAAGHGSVISVNAEGSDADAALAAIGDLIERKFEED; encoded by the coding sequence ATGGCCAAAAAAGACTTCACGATCCTCAACAAGCTCGGCATCCACGCACGGCCCGCAGCCCAGTTCGTCAAAACCGCGAACCGCTTCCAATCCGATATCTTTGTGGAAAAAGACGGCGAGGAAGTCGATGGCAAGAGCATCATGGGCCTGATGATGCTGGCCGCCGGACACGGCTCCGTCATTTCCGTCAATGCCGAAGGCTCCGACGCGGATGCCGCGCTCGCCGCCATCGGGGATCTGATCGAGCGCAAGTTCGAGGAAGATTGA